The nucleotide sequence CCCACGGCATTCCGGCCGCAGAACGGGCGATCCCGCTAGCGGAATTCCGCCGCGCCGAGGAAATCTGGTACACCAGCTCCACCCGGGAACTGGTGCCGGTCGTTGAATTGGACAACCGTCCGGTCGGCAAGGGAACCCCCGGACCGATCTGGCGACAAATGTACGAACTGTTCCAAGCCTACAAACAGGCCTTCCGAGAAGCGTCATGAGCGAGCAAGATCTGCTGGAATTTCCTTGCGATTGGCCGGTCAAGGCTTTCGGTCCCGCCACCGAGGCGTTCGAGTTGGAAGTGGTCGGCATCGTCCGCCGCCATACTACCGACCTCAAGGAAAACGCGGTCACCACGCGGCCCAGCCGTGGCGGCAAATATACGGTGGT is from Methylohalobius crimeensis 10Ki and encodes:
- a CDS encoding YbeD family protein; its protein translation is MSEQDLLEFPCDWPVKAFGPATEAFELEVVGIVRRHTTDLKENAVTTRPSRGGKYTVVTVTIRAHSRTQLEAIYTDLNAHEDVVMLL